In Mytilus edulis chromosome 7, xbMytEdul2.2, whole genome shotgun sequence, a single genomic region encodes these proteins:
- the LOC139529655 gene encoding uncharacterized protein — translation MTVVNLVQIGLWKEFMSQADTDIEHRISIKYVNSHYTYMFSHASGHYDRETSLSWNTLFVKAKCCGVSTEVFALFGTSNWRYQADSNSQYIPVQCCKSQTEVYPYGSEYDFNCTHSLLSGYYHDQGCDTAIINRLESYSVPFFVFISIAITAQFGIIATTIFYEFIMTKRDNAIGAKVETSSENIELKELKESEES, via the exons ATGACAGTGGTAAATCTAGTTCAAATTGGCTTGTGGAAGGAGTTTATGTCACAG GCAGACACAGATATAGAACACCGGATCAGTATAAAATACGTAAACAGCCATTACACCTATATGTTTTCTCATGCGTCTGGACACTACGACAGAGAAACATCACTATCATGGAATACATTATTTGTAAAG GCCAAATGCTGTGGTGTAAGCACTGAAGTGTTCGCCCTATTCGGAACATCAAACTGGAGGTACCAGGCTGATTCAAACTCCCAATATATTCCTGTGCAATGTTGTAAATCTCAAACAGAAGTGTATCCTTATGGCAGTGAATACGATTTCAACTGTACACATTCACTTTTAAGCGGTTATTACCATGATCAG GGATGTGATACAGCAATAATAAATAGATTGGAATCATACAGTGTCCCGTTTTTTGTATTCATATCAATCGCTATTACTGCTCAG TTTGGTATCATAGCAACAACCATATTCTATGAATTTATTATGACAAAAAGAGATAATGCAATAGGTGCTAAAGTAGAAACATCTAGTGAAAATATCGAATTGAAGGAACTAAAGGAAAGTGAAGAATCATAA
- the LOC139482531 gene encoding uncharacterized protein yields the protein MLMAKLRKMMLADTELEDLISTELRNNTYTYQRSHASGYFNRETSLSWNTLFIKGECCGVGINITNSFTASYWYGYRRDSNSQRIPVQCCKSQTEVYPYAYQYDTDCTYNLLNGYYHTQGCDKVIVNSLDLYSLIFFVFMGINALAEIGMIATTIYNAVSLTKEDNAELVRYRSDEDNVELNEITGNESLNFVQR from the exons ATGCTAATGGCTAAGTTGAGGAAAATGATGCTC GCAGACACAGAATTAGAAGACCTTATTAGTACTGAATTAAGAAACAATACATACACCTATCAACGTTCACATGCATCTGGGTATTTCAACAGAGAAACATCTCTATCTTGGAATacattatttataaaa GGTGAATGCTGCGGCGTTGGAATTAACATCACTAATTCATTCACTGCCTCATATTGGTATGGTTATCGGCGTGATTCGAACTCCCAGCGTATTCCAGTACAGTGTTGTAAATCTCAAACCGAAGTGTATCCATATGCGTATCAATACGACACGGACTGTACATATAATCTTTTAAATGGCTATTATCATACTCAG GGATGTGATAAAGTAATAGTAAACAGCTTAGATTTATACAGTCTTATATTCTTTGTATTCATGGGAATCAACGCTTTGGCTGAG ATTGGTATGATAGCTACAACCATATACAATGCAGTCAGTCTTACCAAGGAAGATAATGCGGAACTTGTTCGATATAGATCGGATGAAGACAATGTAGAATTAAATGAAATAACGGGAAACGAAAGTCTGAATTTTGTACAAAGATGA